GGATATCGTTTTGTGGCAGAGAAAGCTGTATTTTATACAGACAGAATAGAAATTGAGATAGCCAATACCGGATTTTCCAATATCTGTGATAAAGCAGAACTTGCATTGGTTAAGGAAAATATGGACGGAACAGAAGATGTTTATACGGCAGATTATGATATCCGGACATTATCCGGACATGAAACAGCAAAAATTATATTTCCACTGTCAGGATTGCAGGATGGAAAGGAAAAATATTATCTGAAGCTGACAAGATGCAGAGGAAAAGCGGAGATACGTTTTGCAAATGAGGGGGCAGGAGAACAGCTATATCTCAGATAAAAAGGGAGTATGAAAAACATGACAAAAAAGACAGACAAGATCAGTGTGATCGTGCCGGTATATAATGTGAAAAATTATCTGGAAAGCTGTGTGCAGAGTATTATGGGTCAGACATATCCGGATCTGGAGATACTTTTGATCGATGATGGATCTAATGACGGTTCTGCAGAGATATGTGACAGGCTCCAGGGTGCAGATGCGCGTATAAAAGTATATCACGAAAAAAATAAAGGAGTGTCTGGTGCGAGAAATAAAGGTCTGAAGGAGGCAACAGGTGCATATATTGCATTTGTTGATGCGGATGATGTATTAGATCCGGATATGTATACCTACCTGACCGGGCTTTTAAAAACATATAAAGCACAGATCGCCACATGTTCCGGATGGTACAAATATGATTCCGGTGTGGAAAAAAGGTTTGAAAGTCCAAGAAATGTGGTCTGTTTAAACGGAAGAGAAGCACTTGGTGTTTTGCATGAGAGATGCTATCTGCGTGCCTATGTCTGGAATAAACTGTTTCGACGGGAGGTTCTTGACGGAATCCGTTTTTCAACGGAACTGTCTTTTGCGGAAGATTATGAGATGTTCTGCCGGGTACTAGAGCAATGTGGCAGAATCGTATGCGGAACAAAAACGAAATATTATTATATGCAGAGAAAATCAGGTGTATGCAATTGTGGATATGACAGAACATACCAGAAGGCAATGATGATGTTTGAGGATTACTGCAGGATGTATTCACGCAGGTATCCACAGTATAAAAAATTATTTGAAAACCACTATCTGTTTGATCTGATGGGGATGGCTGCTGCAATGAGCCGGAACGGTAATTATGTTGCCGCTGACTGCAGAAAAATAAAAAAATATGTCAGACAAAAACTGCCCCAGTATCTTATGGATAAAAAGGTTTCACTTCATTTAAAGGGAAGCGCCTGTATGATCAGTGTCAGCGTAAGGGCATTTGGCGCAGTCTACCGGTTACTGCACGGTGTGGAATCTGAATAACCGGGCACATTTTGTGAAAATAGGAGAGAGGTGAGAATACAGATGGAAAAGAGCAGAACAGAATATTCTACCATGAATACCATGGTTGCAATGATCTCAAGAATCGCTGCGATCCTGATGGGATTTGTGACACGTGTGGTATTTACACATACACTCAGTGAAAGTTATGTCGGAATCAACGGACTTTTCACAGATATCTTAAATGTACTCTCACTGACAGAACTTGGTGTGGAGACGGCGATCAGTTATGCGCTCTATCGCCCGATCGCGCAGGGGGATATCAAAAGACAGCAGATTCTGATGCGGATGTTTCAGACATTCTACCGTATTACAGCAGGCTGTGTGGCAGTGTTAGGACTGTCGATCGTCCCTTTCTTTGATATTCTTATGAAAAACCGGCCGGATGTGGATCATCTGATGCTTATTTATTTTTTATATCTGGCAAATTCGGTCGTATCGTATCTGCTGGTATATAAAAGAACATTGATCGAAGTGCATCAGTTGAACTATATCGTTCTTTTATATCAGACGGCTTTTCTGATTTTGCAGGATATCTGTCAGATCCTCATTTTACTTACAACACACAATTTTATATTATTCCTGATCATTTATATTGTCTGTACACTGCTTTCAAATATCTGTATCTCGTTGAAGGCGGATCGGATGTATCCCTATCTGAAAGAGAAAACAAAAGAAAAACTGCCGGAAGAAGAGAGAAAAGATATATTCCGCAATATAAAAGCCATGCTGATGCATAAACTTGGAAATGTAGTGGTCAATAATACAGATAACCTGCTTATTTCCTCCTTTGTGGGGGTTGTCAGTGTAGGTATTTATTCAAATTATTACCTTTTGATCGGATCAGTCAGACAGGTGCTGGATCAGATTTTTCAGGGAATCACAGCGAGTGTCGGAAATCTTGGGGCAACGGAAGACGAAAAAAGAGTAAAGAGTATTTTTGAGACGGCTTTTTTTATCGGAAACTGGCTTTATGGATTCGCTGCGATCTGTCTGTATGAATTGTTAAATCCATTTGTGGAACTCACATTTGGAAAGCAGTATTTGTTTCAGATGCCTGTGGTTTTGATCTTATGCATCAATTTCTATATCAATGGAACGAGAAAAGCGGTACTGACATTCAGAGATTCACTTGGATTGTTCTGGTTTGACAGGTATAAAGCATTGGTAGAAGCAGTGTTAAACCTTGTCATTTCGGTAATTCTGGTATGGAAGGCAGGAACATTTGGAGTATTTGCAGGAACGTTTCTCTCTACCATGCTCACATCTGTATGGGTGGAGCCATATGTTCTGTACCGGCAAAGACTGCATGCGAAAGTATCTTCATTCTTTGTCCGTTATGTGATCTATGCAGCAGTGACAGGATTGACATGGTATGGAACAGACAGGATATGTGCATTTTCAGGCGGCAGTGTCATTGTTGTATTTTTGAAAAGACTTTTCATTTGTGCGGTAGTGCCACATCTTGTGATGCTTTTATGTTTTTGCCGTACAAAAGAATTTGGGATTGTAAAGAGAAAGGCACTTGCTATCTGGAAGAAGAGGTGGAACGATGGAAGAAAAAAATGAAGAAAAAAATGAAGAAAAAGAACTTATATTGTGCAGCCTTCTGGATGCAGCTCTGCATGCAGAGTTGCATGAGGATAATCCGGCAGATATAAAACAAAAATGTGAAAAGATAAAACAACAGAAAACAGACTGGAAAAGCATTCTTTCGATAGCGGATAACCATCGTGTGCTGCCGCTTTTATATGATGTATTGGAAGACATCCTGCCTGAAAACGGGGAAGACTGGAAAAGGGTGGAAGAGAAAAGTATACAGACTGTAGGGCAGTCTTATCGCCTGCTGTTTATGAGCAGGTATGTGACCGGACTTTTGGAGGATGCAGGGATGCATACGATCTTACTGAAGGGAAGCGGTATAGCAGGACTTTATCCGGTGCCGGAACTGCGTAAATCAGGGGATGTTGATCTTTTATTTGAGGATGAACAGACGGCGCAGAAAGCGGGCAGTTATCTGTTAGCGCATGGTTTTATGGCGGAAGGTGGTCATCAGGAAAATCATCATCTTACTTATATAAGTCAGGAAGGGATTCGCCTGGAACTGCATAGTGCGCTGGTGGAGCCATTTGATTCACAGGAAGTGAACGCTTTTATGAAAAAATGTCAGAAGACTTTCTTTGAAAACAGAGTTACGGAAAATGTGATGGGGGTGGATTTTTTCCTGACATCACCACCGTATCAGGCATTTTATCTGCTGTTACATATGCTTCAGCATTTTCTGCGTTCGGGGTTTGGATTAAAACTTTTATGTGACTGGGTTGTGTTCTGGGAACATGGATGTACGGCAGAGGAAGATAAGATATTTTTAAATCTGGTCCGGGAATGCGGAATTTTAAATTTTGCATGTGTCGTTACGGAATTTTGTATCAGATATCTGGGATTATCAGAACAAAAGGTGGAGTTTCTCAAAAATCAGGGCGAAGCTGACGGTATGAAGGATGAATCTTACCTGAAAGAATTTTTTACAGAGATCATGGAATCTGAAGAGTTTGGTGAGGCGGCCCCGGAGCGGATGGTAGCCATGAGGGGGACTGGATGGATGGATTATATCCGGGAGTTCCATCATCAGATGCATTTAAGCCATCCGAAAGCCGGAAGGTATAAAATACTTTATCCCATTTTGTGGGTAAGGACATTCTTCGGATTTGTATACCGTAACCGGAAACTTCGCGGAATATCGAGCATAGCTATCTTAAAAAATGCAAAAAAACGGAGCCGTCTGGTAACAAAAATGAAACTGTTTGAAATGGACTAAAAAAGAGGAGTAGAATGAGAAAAAAATTACTGTTTTTCATTCTGTTTGTGCTTGTGATTGCCGGGATTATTGCCGGAGTACATGACTATTTTCACTGGAAAGTAATGCTGACGGAAGAAAATTTTACGGAATCTTCAGAGGAAATATGGAATCCGGACCGGGGTTTTTATCATATTTATGGGTTTTTGATATCGGACGAACCGGTGGATATGGGGGAACAGTTAGACACACAGATGGAAAAAGATTCAGATCATGCACTTGCCATGGTGCAGATCAATTTAAGGGAATATCGGGAAAAAGAGATATCAAAAGAAGGTCTGCAAAATATAGAAAAACTGTTTCAGGCGATGTCGGCTGCAAAAGTACACTGGATCGTACGTTTTTTGTATGACTGGAATGGAGAAAATGAAAAGTATGAGCCACAGAGTATTGACATTGTGTTAAAACATATGCAGCAGACAGGAGAGGTATTGGCAAAATACAGGGATTCTGTTTTTACACTACAGGGGCTTTTTGTCGGCAACTGGGGGGAACTGAATGGAACAAAATATGCAGAAACGGATTCTTTGCAGCAGCTTGCAAAACAGCTTGTACAATCGACAAATGGTCAGATGTATCTTGCTGTGCGAACACCGGTACAGTGGAGGAAGATCATGGAAAGTGCAGACGTTTCCAGAAAAAATGGTCCGAATGATCCTTTATATGACATGCTGGGACTGTTCAATGACGGAATGTTAGGAAGCGGCAATGACTGCGGAACTTATGGGGAGAAGAGTGCTGCAGAAGCCGGGGTGGATCAGGCATGGAACCGCAGTGAAGAACTTGCATTTCAGGAAAAGTTATGTTCACGTGTGCCAAATGGCGGGGAGGTCATTATTGACAACGGATACAATGATTTCGAGCATGCCATTGCGGATCTGAAAACCATGCATGTGACCTATCTGAATGAGGATTATGATGAAGCCGTATTGGAAAAATGGGCATCATCTAAGGTGCAGACAGAGGATTGTTTTGATGGTATGGATGGCCTTTCGTATATACGCAGACATTTAGGCTATCGTCTGCTGTTGTCAGAAGTTTCCATGCAGCATGACTTCTGGGAAGATACGGCAGAGATCACAGTGGCATTGCAAAATGTCGGTTTTGCACCGGTCTATAAAGAATATGAGCCGGTACTTCTTGTGAAAGATGAGAACGGACAGACGATTTATGAGGAAAGTCCATCAGGAGATGTCAGATCGCTTTTGGGAGAAAATGAAGCAGACAGAAAAGAGAGCTTTTCTGTCAGTGTACCGCTTCGGGGAGTAAAAAAGGGATGCTACAGTGTGTATTTTGCACTGCGTGATACAGCAGACGGCAGTTTTATCACATTTGCCAATGAACAGAAAATAGAAAATGAAGGATATAAGATCGGAACCATTTTACTCGAATCGTAAAATGGTTCCGATTTTGTTTGAGTTTTTCCGTAAGATAAACTGTGAAAGGAAGGAAAAATTATGACAGAGAACAGAAAAATATATCTTAGCTTTGTAGTTCCATGCTATAACTCTGAAAGTTACATGACAAGGTGCATTGAATCTCTGCTGCCGGGTGGAGAAGATGTGGAGATCATTAAAAAGTCGATTTTGGGAGAAAAAAGACGTGTGGTGATGCTTGACAGTACAGACGGATATGGGTAAAATTATAGAATAAGACTAAAAACAGGGAGAGGGAAGTTCATATGAGAGAGTATATGAAACCGATGTTAGTTACCAGTGATGAACTTGCAGAAGGGGTGTATCTGGCAAGTGGGGCAGGATGTTATACAGCATCTGCTTATATACATCAGACTCCGCAGGACGGAAGAGGAGATTACCGCATTCAGGTTAATGGTAAACATGATGCAGATCATACCAGGGAAGCACAGCAGTTGAACATTTCGTTTAACCAGCCGGTCAGTTATGTATCCGGTGGTACAGGATGTACATCAGGTGACGGAACAAGTTCCCTTTGCATTGCTTTGGGATATCATCAGAATCCGACGGATAATATTGGGTTTGGCGATCTGGTCGTACAGTCAGATGCAGGTCTTGCAATTACAGGGGTAAGTATTACAGACTAAGGGACAGATCCGGTAAGATAAAATAATAAATGAACTGAGGAATATAGAAGTAATCAACAGATATGAAAGACCAACGATCATCGCATATTAGGATACGGCAGAAGGCGTGTATCTTGCAAGCGGTGGTGCAAACGACCATGTAGCAAGCGGCATAAAATGTGACAGCCAGTATATGAACGGCAACTGGCAGGCACCGGACTATTCTTCATGGAATGGGGGTACCAGAGGTTACAGGCAGCAGTTCGGATGTCTGGGATGTCCGGCTAATACAGCTTCAGCTTGTGGACTTAAGACACATTACGTGGATTCCGGATACGCTGGAAGCTATGATACCGATAATGGAAACCGTAAGCCAACATGGGAAAAGAAAGGATACGGACCGGATGATACGGTAACGGATTGGTCTATGTAGAGCATATAGAAATCAGAACAGGGTTATCATATGGCATGTGTTTGGGCGATTATCTGACACATATCCATGTGGTAACCTCTTTTTTTCGTGGTACAGATTTGTTATAATAACCGGGAACGGAATGAAATGGAGATTATTATGTTAGACAGTCTGAGACATTATCATAAAAGGATCAAAGAGGGCGTATTAAAAGATATGTGGCGGGAAACTGTCTGGATCTATGAGTATGCGAGAAAGTACTGGAAACAGATGATTTTTTATACCCTTCTTGGTCTGTCGGGAACGGTCATTTCACTGATATCAAGTCTGATCTCAAGGGATATGGTCGATATTATCACTGGACAGCAGGCAGGACTTTTAGTGCGTACATTCTGTCTGTATATCGGATTTTCCATAGGAAATATGCTGATCTCACAGGTTACAAGTTATTTTTCCAATAAGATCAGTATCAGTGTGGACAATGATATCAAAGCAGATATTTTTGATAAAATGCTTGTGACGGATCTTGAAGAGATCCAGAAGTATCATACGGGTGATCTTCTGACACGCTGGAATTCTGATGCCTCCAACATTTCGAATGGTATTTTAAGCTGGATTCCAAATCTGGTCATCTATACGGTGCGATTCATCAGTACATTTGCACTTGTCTTTTACAATGATCCGATGTTTGCACTGCTTGCCATGCTTGGCATGCCGGTCAGCATGCTTATGTCGAAACGGATCTTAAAACGCATGAAGGGCAATAATGAAAAAAGTGCAGCCATGAATGCGAAGATGTCAGGATTTAACCAGGAAGCATTTTCTAATATACAGACGATCAAAGCATTTGATCTGGTGCGTCTCTACGGAGAACGGCTGCGCGGTCTGCAGAAAGAATACCTTAGCATGAAATTAGAGTTCCAGAAAATGTCCATGGCAACTTCGATCTTATTATCGGTTGTCGGGCTTGCAGTGTCATATAGCTGTTATGGATTTGGTATTTACCGTGTCTGGAGTGGTGCGATTTCCTATGGTACTATGACGATGTTTTTATCTTTATCCGGTTCGCTGACAGGAACATTAAATCAGCTTGTGTCGCTGGTACCGACGGCAATTTCACTGACCACATCTGCGGGAAGGCTGATGGATATCCTTGGAATGCCGAAAGAAGATTATTCGGATGCAGAACGTGTAGAAAAATTTTATGAGGAGAACAGGGAGCGTGGTATCGGTCTTTGTTTTTCTAAGATGTCTTATACCTACCACAATGGAACAAGAGTATTTACAGAAGCGGATTTTGAAGCACATCCACACGAGATCGTTGCGTTAGTGGGACCTTCCGGTGAAGGAAAAACAACACTTTTACGTATCATGCTTGCTCTGTTACATATACAAGGAGGTGCGGAGGATCTGGTGGGAGAGAAAACAGGAGAAGTACTTGCAATCACACCAGCAGCACGTCGGCTTTTTTCTTATGTACCACAGGGAAATACAATGTTTTCCGGAACAATTGCAGAGAATATGCGCAACGTCAGACCGGACGCTACGGATGATGAAATCAGAGAGGTCCTTATAGCAGCCTGCGCATGGGAGTTTGTGCAGAAACTGCCGGATGGAATATACAGCAGAGTAGGAGAGCGGGGAGGAGGATTTTCAGAGGGACAGGCGCAGCGCCTTTCCATCGCAAGGGCACTGCTTCGCCATGCGCCGATCTTGCTTTTAGATGAGGCAACAAGTGCACTTGATGTTGCAACAGAGCGAAAGGTTTTGAAAAATATTATGCAGACAGATGAGCCGCGCACCTGCATTGTGACCACACACCGTCCGACAGTATTATCAGTATGTGAGAGAGTGTATGGTATCCGTGAGCAGAAGTGTGTCGTGCTGACAACACAGGAAGTACAGAAAATGATGGATGATTTTTAAAAGAAAACAGCTCAGACAGACAAATCGATAGCTGCTTTCATGACGGCTGCAGCTTCGGGATCTTTGGTACAGTTCAACCGGAGAATCCGTGTCAGCGGGGCAAGTTTTTCTGCAAATGCAAGGCTTTTTAGCACCAGATCTTTTGTCCAGGTCGGAGAGATCATGCGCTGCACCAGACAAAGTGCCTGTTCATCCAGAGAGAGAAAATCGACACGGTTAAAAGGAGCCTGCTTTAAAAATACAATGCCGCCAAGTGGATAGGTCGTGGTGGTGTATATTTCAGAGGTTCCACACCAGGGCAGACCGTATACGCAAGGCATTCCGTTTTTTATGCCAAGGATGTTCAGATCTCCGTTTAAAACCGGAGTCTGGTACTGATTCATCCAGAGGTCTGCATGTGTGGATTTGCCGGTGCCGGAACTGCCGGAAAAGAGCCAGGCTTTGCCCTGATATAATATGGAAACCGAATGCAGGACAAAAAGGTCATGCCATGCTGCAACAATCAGGAAAGCAAAACGCAGTGCATGAAAGATATCATCTGCGTGGTTTGTGGTGTAGTCGTCGGTGCAGTAGAGGACGGCGGCGGAACCGTCTTTTTTTACACGCATTTCATGAATACCCCAGTGGGTGCCAAAGACAAAACGGTAAGTGTCTGTAACGTCGAAGATAGTAAGCTCGGCAGTACTAAGCAGCAGTGTTCCTTCTAAAAGCCCCGACGGCTTTCCGGTCTGTACCAGAATGGCCTGATCAGCCACAGCGGCTTCGCAGGAAAAATCTTTAAAATAAGTGTCAAACAAAACATCCGGACCGGACCATGAGAAGCAGAGAGTACCGATCTTAAAATATTTAAGTGCGTGATTGTCGGAAAAAAGTGCAGGAAAAGTATTGCCGGTCCAGACATGATCCGGGCAGGCAGTTTGTGTCAGTGTATTGTCAGAAAGCATGCCAAGTTTTTTTAAGGTGGAAAGATAACTGTCCAAGTCAGATTCGAACTGTGGCAGCATAGTTTCATCTGCATTATAGTAGTTTTTCATGATTGACAAAAGTGTGCTTTTATCCGCACCGGTGGAGAGAGTGTCCCATAAAAGGGCACCAGACTCATTCAGACGCAGAGAACGGGCATGGTCAGCAATTTTCTGCCCATAGGGAAGAACATAGGGAACAGAGGAAAGTGTTGTTTTAAAAAATCCGTCAGATATTTTCATATGGCTGCGGCTCCTTTACATGAAAATGAATTGGAAATATTATAGCATTAGCAAAATGGAAATGCTACAATATTTCCGGATGTCATGAAATTAAAAAAGACGGAGTGATTTTAACGGGGGGAATGTAATGAAGTACGATATCGAGCAGTTATTAGAAGCGGGGGAAGTAATACAGATTTATCCCGAAGGATATAGTATGTACCCGATGTTTGTACCGGGGCGGGATGCTGCAGTCATAAAAAAGGCAGATGTAAAAAAAATTCGGCGTGCAGATGTCGTGTTATATCGCAGAAAAGGAAGTATCCTGGTTTTACACCGTGTCGTAAAATGCAGGGATGGTCAGTTTTATATGGTCGGTGATAATCAGATGGAGATAGAAGGACCGGTGCAGGAAGACCAGATAAAGGGGATTCTAACTGCATTTGTAAGAAATGGACACCGCATCAGCGTGAAAAATCCATTTTATGTAATTTTATCAGGTATGTGGCTGCTGCTGCGACCGGTGAGAGGGATATTTTGGTCATTTACTGCATGGGTGCGAAAGCTGCATATAAATAAATTTATACAAAAATAAATAAAATATATAAAAAAAGCAAATGTTTCTGCCGGGGTGTTGCTTTTTTCCAAAAGTTATGTTAGACTCAGGAAGTTGCAGTAATATCGAGTGTTCGAGACCTTCCACTCGTAAAACAAAACTAAAGGAGAAACAAATGAGAAACAAAAAAGTATTACTTATCGTGCAAGCTGCACTTATCGCAGCTATCTATGTTGTACTGACTTATTTTATCAGTGCATTCAATCTTGCTTCCGGCGCAATTCAGGTCAGGATTTCCGAGGCACTTACCATTTTACCAGTATTTACACCGGCAGCTATTCCGGGACTTTTTATAGGATGCCTGCTCAGCAATCTGCTCACCGGCTGCATGCCGCTTGATGTTGTGTTTGGCAGTCTTGCGACACTGATCGGGGCATGTGGAACTTATGCGTTAAGAAAGCACAAATGGCTGGCTCCGTTACCACCGATCGTGGCAAATACGATCATTGTACCGTTTGTTCTGGCATATGTGTACATGGCAGAGGGGACGATCCCATTCTTTATGTTGACTGTCGGAATCGGCGAAGTGATTTCCTGCTATGTGTTAGGTATGATCTTATATAAAGTGTTAAATAATTACCGCAGTGTGATCTTTAAAAACGAAGATTAGTGAGGGCAGAAAAGGAGTACTGATTATAAGTGCAGCTTGTGATCAGTACTCTTTTTTTGTCAATTTTGATGAACCTTCTTCTGATGTTTGTGCAAAAGTGTACAAAAGAAACCGGAATTTTGAAAGAATTTTGTGAAAGAAGTTTCGCAAAAACAAAAAATATCAATTTTGAAGGAAAGTAGATTCAGTATCGGGTAAAATCGTTGAAAAAACCGGAAATTCGGGGTATAAAATTTATATCACAGAGGATCCCAAAGGTGATGTGAAAGGAGTAAGAGAATGGAAGCGCAGTTTGAGAATTTGCGAAGCAAGCTGATTGTATCGTGTCAGGCACTAGAAGATGAACCTTTACATTCATCATTTATTATGGGGCGGATGGCCAAAGCCGCATATGAGGGTGGAGCAGCAGGAATTCGGGCAAATACGGTAGAAGATATTCTTGAGATAAGAAAGAATGTTTCACTTCCAATCATCGGTATTATCAAGGAGGTGTATGACAATTCAGAAGTATATATTACACCGACCTTAAAAGAGGTAGATGCATTGATGGAGA
The Roseburia rectibacter DNA segment above includes these coding regions:
- a CDS encoding glycosyltransferase family 2 protein, with product MTKKTDKISVIVPVYNVKNYLESCVQSIMGQTYPDLEILLIDDGSNDGSAEICDRLQGADARIKVYHEKNKGVSGARNKGLKEATGAYIAFVDADDVLDPDMYTYLTGLLKTYKAQIATCSGWYKYDSGVEKRFESPRNVVCLNGREALGVLHERCYLRAYVWNKLFRREVLDGIRFSTELSFAEDYEMFCRVLEQCGRIVCGTKTKYYYMQRKSGVCNCGYDRTYQKAMMMFEDYCRMYSRRYPQYKKLFENHYLFDLMGMAAAMSRNGNYVAADCRKIKKYVRQKLPQYLMDKKVSLHLKGSACMISVSVRAFGAVYRLLHGVESE
- a CDS encoding lipopolysaccharide biosynthesis protein, producing the protein MEKSRTEYSTMNTMVAMISRIAAILMGFVTRVVFTHTLSESYVGINGLFTDILNVLSLTELGVETAISYALYRPIAQGDIKRQQILMRMFQTFYRITAGCVAVLGLSIVPFFDILMKNRPDVDHLMLIYFLYLANSVVSYLLVYKRTLIEVHQLNYIVLLYQTAFLILQDICQILILLTTHNFILFLIIYIVCTLLSNICISLKADRMYPYLKEKTKEKLPEEERKDIFRNIKAMLMHKLGNVVVNNTDNLLISSFVGVVSVGIYSNYYLLIGSVRQVLDQIFQGITASVGNLGATEDEKRVKSIFETAFFIGNWLYGFAAICLYELLNPFVELTFGKQYLFQMPVVLILCINFYINGTRKAVLTFRDSLGLFWFDRYKALVEAVLNLVISVILVWKAGTFGVFAGTFLSTMLTSVWVEPYVLYRQRLHAKVSSFFVRYVIYAAVTGLTWYGTDRICAFSGGSVIVVFLKRLFICAVVPHLVMLLCFCRTKEFGIVKRKALAIWKKRWNDGRKK
- a CDS encoding nucleotidyltransferase domain-containing protein, translating into MEEKNEEKNEEKELILCSLLDAALHAELHEDNPADIKQKCEKIKQQKTDWKSILSIADNHRVLPLLYDVLEDILPENGEDWKRVEEKSIQTVGQSYRLLFMSRYVTGLLEDAGMHTILLKGSGIAGLYPVPELRKSGDVDLLFEDEQTAQKAGSYLLAHGFMAEGGHQENHHLTYISQEGIRLELHSALVEPFDSQEVNAFMKKCQKTFFENRVTENVMGVDFFLTSPPYQAFYLLLHMLQHFLRSGFGLKLLCDWVVFWEHGCTAEEDKIFLNLVRECGILNFACVVTEFCIRYLGLSEQKVEFLKNQGEADGMKDESYLKEFFTEIMESEEFGEAAPERMVAMRGTGWMDYIREFHHQMHLSHPKAGRYKILYPILWVRTFFGFVYRNRKLRGISSIAILKNAKKRSRLVTKMKLFEMD
- a CDS encoding DUF4832 domain-containing protein produces the protein MRKKLLFFILFVLVIAGIIAGVHDYFHWKVMLTEENFTESSEEIWNPDRGFYHIYGFLISDEPVDMGEQLDTQMEKDSDHALAMVQINLREYREKEISKEGLQNIEKLFQAMSAAKVHWIVRFLYDWNGENEKYEPQSIDIVLKHMQQTGEVLAKYRDSVFTLQGLFVGNWGELNGTKYAETDSLQQLAKQLVQSTNGQMYLAVRTPVQWRKIMESADVSRKNGPNDPLYDMLGLFNDGMLGSGNDCGTYGEKSAAEAGVDQAWNRSEELAFQEKLCSRVPNGGEVIIDNGYNDFEHAIADLKTMHVTYLNEDYDEAVLEKWASSKVQTEDCFDGMDGLSYIRRHLGYRLLLSEVSMQHDFWEDTAEITVALQNVGFAPVYKEYEPVLLVKDENGQTIYEESPSGDVRSLLGENEADRKESFSVSVPLRGVKKGCYSVYFALRDTADGSFITFANEQKIENEGYKIGTILLES
- a CDS encoding ABC transporter ATP-binding protein — encoded protein: MLDSLRHYHKRIKEGVLKDMWRETVWIYEYARKYWKQMIFYTLLGLSGTVISLISSLISRDMVDIITGQQAGLLVRTFCLYIGFSIGNMLISQVTSYFSNKISISVDNDIKADIFDKMLVTDLEEIQKYHTGDLLTRWNSDASNISNGILSWIPNLVIYTVRFISTFALVFYNDPMFALLAMLGMPVSMLMSKRILKRMKGNNEKSAAMNAKMSGFNQEAFSNIQTIKAFDLVRLYGERLRGLQKEYLSMKLEFQKMSMATSILLSVVGLAVSYSCYGFGIYRVWSGAISYGTMTMFLSLSGSLTGTLNQLVSLVPTAISLTTSAGRLMDILGMPKEDYSDAERVEKFYEENRERGIGLCFSKMSYTYHNGTRVFTEADFEAHPHEIVALVGPSGEGKTTLLRIMLALLHIQGGAEDLVGEKTGEVLAITPAARRLFSYVPQGNTMFSGTIAENMRNVRPDATDDEIREVLIAACAWEFVQKLPDGIYSRVGERGGGFSEGQAQRLSIARALLRHAPILLLDEATSALDVATERKVLKNIMQTDEPRTCIVTTHRPTVLSVCERVYGIREQKCVVLTTQEVQKMMDDF
- a CDS encoding PqqD family protein; the encoded protein is MKISDGFFKTTLSSVPYVLPYGQKIADHARSLRLNESGALLWDTLSTGADKSTLLSIMKNYYNADETMLPQFESDLDSYLSTLKKLGMLSDNTLTQTACPDHVWTGNTFPALFSDNHALKYFKIGTLCFSWSGPDVLFDTYFKDFSCEAAVADQAILVQTGKPSGLLEGTLLLSTAELTIFDVTDTYRFVFGTHWGIHEMRVKKDGSAAVLYCTDDYTTNHADDIFHALRFAFLIVAAWHDLFVLHSVSILYQGKAWLFSGSSGTGKSTHADLWMNQYQTPVLNGDLNILGIKNGMPCVYGLPWCGTSEIYTTTTYPLGGIVFLKQAPFNRVDFLSLDEQALCLVQRMISPTWTKDLVLKSLAFAEKLAPLTRILRLNCTKDPEAAAVMKAAIDLSV
- a CDS encoding S24/S26 family peptidase, with amino-acid sequence MKYDIEQLLEAGEVIQIYPEGYSMYPMFVPGRDAAVIKKADVKKIRRADVVLYRRKGSILVLHRVVKCRDGQFYMVGDNQMEIEGPVQEDQIKGILTAFVRNGHRISVKNPFYVILSGMWLLLRPVRGIFWSFTAWVRKLHINKFIQK
- a CDS encoding QueT transporter family protein — encoded protein: MRNKKVLLIVQAALIAAIYVVLTYFISAFNLASGAIQVRISEALTILPVFTPAAIPGLFIGCLLSNLLTGCMPLDVVFGSLATLIGACGTYALRKHKWLAPLPPIVANTIIVPFVLAYVYMAEGTIPFFMLTVGIGEVISCYVLGMILYKVLNNYRSVIFKNED